DNA sequence from the Ignavibacteriota bacterium genome:
AAGCGCTAATCCAATTGATACGCTGAGGAATGATGAGGTGAAGCTTCGGCGCCTGGCCCGGAGGTAGTTGCCCCGTACTCCAACGCACTTCGACGGTGGTGTCACTCACCGACGGTCTGCAAATAAAGGCCGCACTGTCACCTCGGCACCACAGCACGTATGCAGCATCTTTCCCGTAGAGAATTCGTTTCGAGGCGTCATACGGAGGACCGGGGAATCGCACCCCGACAACGATGACGGTGTCGCCTGGACAGGCTTCAGACGGGGACACGGTATAGATTCCTGGTACGTCGGTACCGTTCGGTTCCACCTGTGAAAGGACGGCAATAGGAGGTTCCTCTTTACACGCCGCGAGAAATATTGCGCACAGCACGCAGAGCAACATGAAGTGTGTACCCTGATGCAGGATTCTGAGATTCATCATCACATGTCGTGGATCCCTATCGGCAAACGCATTCGCACGCAACGTCATCGGATCTCTCTCCTTGCGGTATGAACATAAACTACTCACACCGCAGATAGCGTCCAACCGCAGCCGCACCCTCAGGAGAACAGCTCTCGCGCTGATTGATCATGCGCGACGAAATGCGTTTATCACCGCCTCCCGACGAGCAGACAGGTGCGCACAACCGACGTGTTTCCGGCGGTGAGACGGATATGGTACATCCCCGATGGCAGTTGTACAGCATCCCACGCGCTGTGGTACTGGCCCGCCTCGAGCACCCCCTCAACGAGAACCGCGACACGGCGGCCGAGGGCGTCGTACACCGCGAGCGTAACGGAAGCACGCTGCGGAAGCGAGTACCGTATGACGGTGGAAGCGGAGAAGGGGTTCGGCGCATTCTGCTCGAGTGTCGGTGACGAGAGTCGCAGCGCGGGAGTCTGCGTCGAGGTCACGGGTGAGGCGCTGCGGAACACGCCGCTTTCGGTGCCCGCGAACAGGCGGCCGGAGGCGTCGAGCGCGAGTGTATTGACGTGAAGATTCGCGAGTCCGTCGTTCATCGGCGCCCACACGCCGCCGTTCACATGAGAACGGAACACACCGCCGCCCGCGGTTCCGCAGAACATGTCGCCATTCGACGCCAGCACAAGCGCCTGTACTGCGTGAGCGGAAAGACCGTCGCTGATCCGCACCCAGTTTTCGATGTGGTCCACCAGTTTGTACACGCCCGAATCGCTGCCGAGAAACAGCGTCCCCGAGGCGGTAATGGCAAGCACGTTGCAGCCCTTCTCCATGTTCGCAAAGTCCCAGTGATTGCTGTGCGGCGTGGATCGCACCACGAGGTTGCGCTGCGCGGTGGGAATAGCGAACACCTCCTGCGCCCAGTTCAGAACCATGCTGCGGATGAGCGGCGTGTATTTGAAGTACGGGAGTCCGCTCCAGGTATCCCCGTCATTCGTGCTGAACTCCACCGCCTGCGCGCCGACGTACAGGTACCCTTCATCACTGAGTGCGAGCGAGGCGACAGGCCGCGTGAACAACCGCGCCACATCCCAGCTCACGGCGGCGTCGCGTGAACGGAAAAGCGTGGTGTCGTGTGTGAATCCCGCGAAGGCCGCACCGCTCGGCGCGATAATCACACAGGAGACCTCGCGTCCCGCGCCGAGGGCCTGCTGCCACGAGGCACCGTGATCCACGCTGCGTTGCAGTCCCGCGCGGCGTGTGCCCGCCAACAGCAGACCGTCGCGCAGGGCGAGTGTGGTGATACTTTCACCCGCGAGTCCGCGTGTTTCCCAGAGCGTCTGTGCGTGCAGGAACGCGGGTAGAACGGTCAATACAAGACAGGCGGAAAGGAACAGAGCGGAGGGACGCGTGGAAAGGATCATGACGGTGGGGGGGATATGTGGGGAGAGGGCTGAACGTGCCGCGTCGTGGCACGACAACAAATCTACACGCCGCCGCGCTGCAATCAAATACATTAACGAGTATGTTAGTCCTAATTACCGGCAACACCACTCCCCTGTGCCGATCACGACACTCAGCGGATCACGAGGACTCGTCGCCGGGAGTGTCGCCGACGGCGGCTCCCCCGCCGGACTCCTGCTCCTTGTACGCCGCGTAATACCGTTTTTTACTGCCCTCATAACTGTCGAAACGCAGCAGCACACCCTCGAGCTTGCCGTTGACCAGCGGCACGCGGCGCGAGGTGCGCAGGCCCACGGCCTTGCGCAGCGCTGGATCACCTGTGTAGATGTAACAGGTGCTGCCAGTGCAACGCTGCTTGATAAAATCGCCCAGCGCGGTGTACAGGGCCTTGGCTTCGTCCGGACTGCCGAGCCGGATGCCGTACGGGGGATTCGCGACCATGAGACCGTTCTCGAAGGCCGGTGCCGCTTCGAACGCCATACGTGTCAACGATACCGAATCGGAATATGGCAGCCGCGAGAGATTTTTTCGCGCGACACTGATCGCCTCGCGGGCTATGTCGCTGCCGCGGATCAGACCTTCGGGCGCGGGCCGCATCAGCGCGTTGTACTCATCGGTGACTTCCTTCCACAACGCCGCGTCAAAATCGGGCAGCGCGAAGACACCGAACTTTTTCCGTAGGTACTGCGCGGGGATTCGGCAGTAGTGCATCAGCGCCTCGCACACAAGCGTGCCCGAACCGCACATGCAGTCCCAGAACGGCACTCCGCCATCCCACCCCGAAAGCCGGATGATCGCGGCCGCGAGCGTCTCCTGCATCGGGGCCTCGCCCGCAAGAAGACGGTAGCCGCGCTTGTGCAGCGATTCACCCGAGGTGTCGAGACTGATCACGGCATGATCGTGATCGATGTGCAGGTTGAATCGCACGTCGGGATTCACCGTGTCGACATTCGGCCGCTTGCCCCCGCTGATCTCGCGGAAATGATCGGCGATGCCGTCCTTCAAACACTGGGCGGCGTAGAGGGAATTCGTGATGGTGCTGGCGGCGACGGTGGCCGTTATCGCAAAGGTTTTGTCAATAGTGAGGAAATGTTCCCAACGGATTTTCCGCGCACCGGAGAGCAGGTTGTCCGGCCCCTTGCAGGGGAAGGAACGCAGCGGGGCCAGCACACGTGAAAGAAGCCGTGAGGTGTAGTTGATCCGATACAGGGTTCGCGCGACGGCCGTGAAGGTCACGCCGCGATACCGTGTGATGATGCCGGTTGCGCCGAGTTCCGAGAGTTCCTCGGCACAAAGTTCCTCCATCATCCCCGGAACCTGGGCGAAGTACGTGTGAGATTTCTGGTATTGGTACATGGTGGATGGGAGCTATGGCCGGTGGCTGAAGGAGCGGGATCCGCTGTGTGCTGTGTGAGGATCCAGGAGACAGGATACAGGAGACAGGAGACAGGCGACAGGAGGGTCGGTGGATTGTCCTGCACACCATGTACCGCGACACGAAAGATACGGCAAATTCCCCGCCTTCTCGCCTGCCTCGAGAAAAGAGCGTGACAATGCAAGACACGATTCGGCTGACAGAATACAGCGATACAGACGCATACAACGACGCTGATGATGTGTGGAGATATGTATCCGTCAAGACCTCCACGTAGAATGAGGTCTTGATATTCCTGCAGCATTGCTCTATGTTCCCTGCTCACACTTCCGTCCATATTCAGCCAGAGGTCCCCATGGTCTCCATCACCTCCTTGCTGCTCCCGATACTGTTGTCCGCGGCATTTGTTTTTATCGTCAGCTCCATCATTCACATGCTGCTCCCCTATCATAAAAGTGATCGCGGCAAGCTGCCGAATGAGGATGCCGTGATGGATGCACTGCGTCCGTTGAATATTCCGCCGGGCGATTACTCCGTCCCCTATCCGGAAAGTATCAAGCACATGGGATCGCCGGAACATATCGAGAAGATGAAGAAGGGTCCCGTGATGCTGATGACGGTGATGAAGAACGGTCCGTACGCGATGGGTGGTCCGATGGCGCTGTGGTTTGTGTTCGGCGTGCTGGTGAGTTTCTTCGCTGCCTATGTCGCGGGACGCGCGCTCACACCCGGCGCGCACTATCTCGCGGTGTTTCGGTTTACGGGAGTCACCGCATTTCTCGCCTACGGCCTCGGCGCGCTGCAGGAATCGATCTGGTATGCGCGTCCGTGGAGCACCACGATAAAAAACGTGTTCGACGGACT
Encoded proteins:
- a CDS encoding T9SS type A sorting domain-containing protein, giving the protein MILSTRPSALFLSACLVLTVLPAFLHAQTLWETRGLAGESITTLALRDGLLLAGTRRAGLQRSVDHGASWQQALGAGREVSCVIIAPSGAAFAGFTHDTTLFRSRDAAVSWDVARLFTRPVASLALSDEGYLYVGAQAVEFSTNDGDTWSGLPYFKYTPLIRSMVLNWAQEVFAIPTAQRNLVVRSTPHSNHWDFANMEKGCNVLAITASGTLFLGSDSGVYKLVDHIENWVRISDGLSAHAVQALVLASNGDMFCGTAGGGVFRSHVNGGVWAPMNDGLANLHVNTLALDASGRLFAGTESGVFRSASPVTSTQTPALRLSSPTLEQNAPNPFSASTVIRYSLPQRASVTLAVYDALGRRVAVLVEGVLEAGQYHSAWDAVQLPSGMYHIRLTAGNTSVVRTCLLVGRR
- a CDS encoding class I SAM-dependent RNA methyltransferase; translated protein: MYQYQKSHTYFAQVPGMMEELCAEELSELGATGIITRYRGVTFTAVARTLYRINYTSRLLSRVLAPLRSFPCKGPDNLLSGARKIRWEHFLTIDKTFAITATVAASTITNSLYAAQCLKDGIADHFREISGGKRPNVDTVNPDVRFNLHIDHDHAVISLDTSGESLHKRGYRLLAGEAPMQETLAAAIIRLSGWDGGVPFWDCMCGSGTLVCEALMHYCRIPAQYLRKKFGVFALPDFDAALWKEVTDEYNALMRPAPEGLIRGSDIAREAISVARKNLSRLPYSDSVSLTRMAFEAAPAFENGLMVANPPYGIRLGSPDEAKALYTALGDFIKQRCTGSTCYIYTGDPALRKAVGLRTSRRVPLVNGKLEGVLLRFDSYEGSKKRYYAAYKEQESGGGAAVGDTPGDESS